The Parafrankia irregularis genome window below encodes:
- a CDS encoding ATP-binding protein, which translates to MPVRPLNPALPGERTSFVGRGPELTELRRLLGRHRLVTVTGPGGVGKSRLALRAAAKAQRTYPGGVHAVELGELHDPDLLVPTVAAALDSRPRDGASAMEALSEHLASRLLLVLDNCEHLVAACAHLADELMGRCPDLRLAVTSRESLRIPGEATYLVKPFDVAQEHAPGRAADRDAMMLFLDRAQSVRSDFELTDGNRAAVWEICRRLEGMPLPIELAAIRTRALSPAEILAHLATATATGAGTGTGTNTRILRQDGRGVTTVRQSSPQACAGWSYELCTGPERQLWARLSVFAGGFDLDAAAGVGGDGLAEPPLDLVFTLVDKSVLTFEPGPERGRLRLPEMYREYGQDRLAEQGETEALRRRHRDWFSAVVSQARDEGAGAGWSRWLSRLRRDHANLDRALGYCAAAGDGDAGLELASSLHRYWVADGRFAEGQRWLTTFVDQTEGEGPGCLQALHTAGWLAAMRGDITSAERLRLDAARLSAREGKSGGEALITQLDGLGALYSGRPGAIEALTLALAQFRRDGELDHLQETLSLLMLAVAFGADSGDAEDYHREWTTIAAALDEPRLRSYADWAYSIATWKAGDARCAREIARAALADGRGSLDRLGIVLLLEAVAWFESSLDEHATAALLFGAADSLWERMGTSTTALPGLFRCRQRAEATARRSLGRRAFETAWARGAVLELEEACAHAVSGRSPIVAVPAVTSGGAPTVTAPLTARERQVADLLARGLSNREIADTLKVSPRTAEAHVQQILNKLGLPTRARVAAWLAEHRL; encoded by the coding sequence ATGCCCGTACGGCCGCTGAATCCCGCACTGCCCGGGGAACGCACCAGTTTCGTGGGCCGGGGGCCGGAGCTCACGGAGCTTCGGCGCCTGCTCGGGCGGCACCGGCTGGTGACGGTCACCGGCCCCGGCGGAGTGGGCAAGTCGCGGCTGGCCCTGCGCGCGGCGGCGAAGGCCCAGCGGACGTACCCGGGCGGTGTCCACGCCGTGGAGCTCGGTGAGCTCCACGACCCCGACCTGCTGGTTCCCACGGTAGCGGCGGCGCTCGACAGCCGGCCGCGTGACGGTGCGTCCGCCATGGAGGCGCTGAGCGAGCACCTCGCGTCCAGGCTGCTGCTGGTCCTGGACAACTGCGAACATCTCGTGGCGGCCTGTGCCCACCTGGCTGACGAGCTGATGGGCCGGTGCCCCGACCTGCGTCTCGCCGTGACCAGCCGGGAGTCCCTGCGGATCCCGGGCGAGGCCACCTACCTGGTGAAGCCGTTCGACGTCGCGCAGGAGCATGCGCCCGGCCGCGCCGCCGATCGCGACGCGATGATGCTGTTCCTGGACCGGGCCCAGTCGGTCCGGTCCGATTTCGAGCTCACCGACGGCAACCGGGCCGCGGTCTGGGAGATCTGCCGCCGGCTGGAGGGCATGCCCCTGCCCATCGAGCTCGCCGCGATACGGACCCGGGCGCTGTCACCGGCGGAGATCCTCGCCCATCTCGCCACCGCCACCGCCACCGGGGCCGGTACCGGTACCGGTACCAACACCAGGATCCTGCGCCAGGACGGCCGGGGCGTCACCACCGTCCGGCAGAGCTCCCCGCAGGCCTGCGCCGGCTGGAGCTACGAACTGTGCACCGGGCCGGAACGGCAGTTGTGGGCTCGCCTGTCGGTGTTCGCCGGCGGCTTCGACCTCGACGCGGCCGCAGGTGTCGGCGGTGACGGGCTTGCCGAGCCTCCACTGGACCTGGTCTTCACCCTGGTGGACAAATCCGTCCTGACGTTCGAGCCGGGACCGGAACGCGGCCGCCTGCGGCTGCCGGAGATGTACCGGGAGTACGGGCAGGACAGACTCGCGGAGCAGGGCGAGACGGAGGCGTTGCGGCGCCGGCACCGAGACTGGTTCTCCGCCGTCGTGAGTCAGGCCAGGGACGAGGGTGCCGGTGCCGGGTGGTCGCGGTGGCTGAGCCGATTACGTCGGGACCACGCGAACCTTGACCGGGCCCTCGGTTACTGTGCCGCCGCGGGTGACGGCGACGCCGGGCTGGAGCTGGCCAGCTCGCTGCACCGCTACTGGGTGGCCGACGGCCGGTTCGCCGAGGGCCAGCGATGGCTGACCACCTTCGTCGACCAGACCGAGGGCGAGGGACCGGGCTGTCTGCAGGCCCTGCACACCGCGGGCTGGCTGGCCGCCATGCGCGGTGACATCACCTCCGCCGAACGGCTCCGGCTCGACGCCGCGCGGCTGTCCGCCCGCGAGGGCAAAAGCGGCGGCGAGGCGCTCATCACCCAGCTCGACGGGCTCGGCGCGCTCTACTCCGGCCGGCCCGGAGCGATCGAGGCGCTGACACTCGCGCTGGCGCAGTTCCGCCGGGACGGCGAGCTCGACCATCTGCAGGAGACGCTGTCCCTGCTCATGCTCGCGGTCGCGTTCGGCGCCGACTCCGGCGACGCGGAGGACTACCACCGCGAATGGACCACCATCGCGGCCGCGCTGGACGAACCTCGGCTGCGTTCGTACGCCGACTGGGCCTACTCGATCGCCACCTGGAAGGCCGGTGACGCACGGTGCGCCCGCGAGATCGCGCGGGCAGCCCTCGCCGACGGGCGTGGCAGCCTCGACAGGCTGGGTATCGTCCTGCTGCTGGAGGCCGTGGCCTGGTTCGAGAGCAGCCTCGACGAGCACGCCACCGCCGCCCTGCTGTTCGGCGCCGCGGACAGTCTGTGGGAGCGGATGGGCACCTCGACCACCGCCCTGCCCGGGCTGTTCCGCTGCCGCCAGCGGGCCGAAGCCACCGCCCGGCGGTCGCTGGGCCGGCGGGCGTTCGAAACGGCCTGGGCGCGCGGCGCTGTGCTGGAGCTGGAGGAGGCCTGTGCCCACGCGGTCAGCGGCCGGAGTCCCATCGTCGCGGTGCCAGCGGTCACCAGCGGCGGTGCCCCGACCGTGACCGCCCCGCTGACGGCACGGGAACGCCAGGTGGCCGACCTGCTGGCCCGCGGCCTGAGCAACCGGGAGATCGCGGACACCCTGAAGGTCTCGCCCCGAACCGCCGAGGCGCACGTCCAGCAGATCCTCAACAAGCTCGGCCTCCCCACCCGCGCCCGGGTCGCCGCCTGGCTCGCCGAACACCGCCTGTGA